From Gemmatimonadota bacterium:
CAGGGTCTGCTCCCGCTCGTCGTGCCCGCCGCCCAGGCCGGCTCCCCGGTGCCGACCCACGGCGTCGATCTCGTCGATGAAGATGATGCAGGGGGCGTGCGCCTTGCCCTGCTCGAAGAGGTCGCGGACGCGGGACGCGCCCACGCCGACGAACATCTCCACGAAGTCCGAGCCGGACATCTGGAAGAAGGGGCGGCCGGCCTCGCCCGCCACGGCGCGCGCCAGCAGCGTCTTCCCGGTTCCGGGCGGGCCCACCAGCAGCACCCCCTTGGGCAGGCGGCCACCCAGGCGCGAGAAGCGCTGGGGGTCCTTGAGGAACTCGATGATCTCCTCGAGCTCGTCCTTGGCCTCGTTGGCGCCGGCCACATCGGCGAACGTGACCTTGGGCGTGTCCGGCGAGATCATCTTGGCCTTGCTGCGCCCGAACTGGAAGGCGCGGTTCCCGCCGCTCTGGATGGTGCGGAACATCCACAGCCAGAACGCGATGAACAGCAGCCAGGGCAACACGCCGATCAGCAGGGCCCACCAGCCCTCCTGCGGCGCCTCGGCGGAGACCACCACGTCCTGCGCCTCGAGGTCCGCGAGGAGGTCGTCGGTGACCTGCCCGGCCAGGATCACCTGGAAGCGGGTCACCTCGCGGCCTTCCCGGGTGATCGCGCGGCGGAACTCGCCGGAGGCGCGCGTGACGCGCGGCTCCGGCTGGAAGGTCACGTCGTGGATGTTGCCGTCGCGCAGCTGCTCCTTGAACTCGGTGAAGTTGAGCAGCGCTCCGCCCTCCTCATTGCCCCGCCGCGCGGTCAGGACCGCGAGGCTGAAGAGGACGATGAGGGCAATGAAAGACGTGACGCGCGAAAGCCGTGCGAGGCGGCCGCGCGGGTCTTCGGGTTTCTGGTCTCGTTCCGCCATGAACTCCGCAGAGCGCCCGGACGTTGCCGCGGTGCGGCCTACTCCTCCAGGCTACCGATGAAAGGAAGGTGCCGAAAATCCTCGCTGTAATCCAGTCCGTACCCCACGAGGAAGTCAGAAGGTGCATCGAACCCCACCCATCGGGGCTCGGTGGGGAGGTCGACCAGTCGCTTGTGGAGCAGGCTGCACAGCTCGAGGCTGCGCGGCCGCCGGGCGGCCAGGGCCGGCAGGAGCCGCCTGAGGGTGTTTCCCGAGTCGATGATGTCCTCGACGACCAGGACGTGCCGGCCCTCGAAGCCGGCGCGCGGGTCGTAGAGCAGCTCCAGCGTCCCGCTCGACACCTTCCCCGAGCCGTAGCTGGCCGCCACCAGGAAGTCGACGTGGAGCGGCCGGTCGATCTCCCGCACCAGGTCGGCCAGGAAGATGAACGACCCCTTCAGCAGGCCCAACACGAGCAGTGGCTCGTCGGCGGGGTAGTGGGCGGTGATCTCCCGGCCCATGTCGGCCACGCGCGCGGCGATGGTCTCCGCGCTGAAGGCGATGCGCGCGAGGCGCTGCCCGCTGGCGCCCACGATCTGTTCAGCGTCGATCGGCACTCTCGAATCCCAGATGGAGGCGTCCGGCGTCGGGCGCTTCGGCGCGTACGGCCGCGCCGAGCCCCAGGGCCCACAGTACCCGTCCCCGCGCATCCGCCACCAGGGGCAGACGGCCGCGTTCCGATCGGGCGATGCCCGCCTCCTGGAGGAGCTTCTTGAGGGGGCGGCTTCCGCCCGGGAGGCGCAATCGGTCGCCGGGGCGGCGTGCCCGCACCAGCACCGGAAGGTCGCGCACCACGAGGTCGACCCGCGCCGGGGCGTCCACCGCGGCCCGGTCCGACCAGCCCACCCGCCAGCGCACGCCACCCAGCACGGCCTCCCCCTCCCCCTCCCCCGCCCCGGCGATCGTCAGCGGGCGATCCGCGTCCGGGGTCGCGTCCATCCGCTCGAGGCGCAGGCGCCCCCGCCAGACGATCAGGTCCAGCGCCCCGGGCAGATGGAAGCGGACCCGCTCCCGGCCCAGCGCGGCCAAGGCCCGGCGGGTCGAGCGCTCGTCCAGGCGGACGCCCAGGGCCGCCGCGCCCTCCCGCAGCACCCGGCCCGCGAGGTGGGGGTCCTGCGCCCGCAAGGCCTCGAGGGACCACTCCACGTGCGTGGGCCCCTCGGCCAGGCGTGCCTCCCGGTCGGCCCGGAGGGTCCATTCCCGCAGGGCCGATTCGCCCTCCCCGGCCAGGCGCGCGAGCCGCACCAGCGCCCGGCGGGCGCCCGGGGCCACGGTGCGCTCCAGGTCCGGGAGGATCCGGTGGCGCAGCACCGAGCGCGGTCGGGCGAGCGCGCGGTTGCTCGGGTCCTCCAGCCACGTGAGTCCGCGGACGCGCGCGGCCTGCTCGATCTCCTCGCGCCAGAAGGGGAGCAGCGGGCGCACCCAGGGCTCGCGCCGGGCGGGGATCCCCGCGAGCCCCCCGGGCCCCGCCCCCCGGAGCGCCCGGAACAGGACCGTCTCGGCCTGATCGTCCGCGTGGTGGGCCGTGAGCACCCAGCGCGCGCCCAGGCGCGCGCGCACCTCCTCCAGGAACGCGTAGCGCATGCCCCGGGCCTCCTCCTCGTCGGCGGGTGCGCGCACCGCCCGCGCGCTGGAGCATTCGAGGCCCCACGCCCGCGCCACGCCCGCCACCCAGCGGGCCTCGCCCTCGCTCCCCTCCCGCCAGGCGTGGTCGAAGTGCGCGACGTGCAGGCCTCCGGGGGGCGCGACGTCGAAGCGGAGCAGGTGGAGCAGCGTCAGCGAATCGACGCCTCCCGAGACGGCGACGATCAACGGTGCCTGGGCCTCCACCGCGAGCGTGCGCCAGTGGTCGATGAAGCGCGCTCCCAACGATCCCGGCCCGCGCCGGCGCCGGGCGCTCACCCGGCCTCCGCGGGGCCGAGGCCGGGGGGTGGCCGCCGCCCCACGCGCTCGACCAGGACCCGGGCCAGCAGGTCCGGCCGATCGGTCTGGATGCCGTCCACGTCCCATTCCAGCAGCTCGACCATGCGCTCGGGTCGGTCCACCACCCAGACGTGCACGGGCAGGCCGCGGGCGTGGGCGTCCGCGATGAAGCCACGCGTCGCGATCGTGCGACCCTTCCAGGAATCGGGGATCTGCATCGCGTCGGCGCGCGGTGTATACACGCGGAACGGGAGGTGTCGCAGCACCCACAGCAAGCGGATCTGCGCCTCCGACGCCCCCCAGGGTCCGGCGTATCCACGCGCCTCGACCCGGGTGCGCTCGTACTGCGCGGCCACCAGCACCCGCTCCTCGGCCTTGTGCGCGCGGATCACGCGCACGAGCCCCGCGGCCGCATCCGCGGATTTGCTCTCCACGTTGATGCGCGTGCGCGGGAACGCCTCCAACACCTCCTCGAAGCGTGGGATGCGCACACCCCTCCCCCGGAAGGACGGCTCGCCCTGCAGATCCAGGAACGTGTGCCCGGCGTCGAGCCGTGCCAGCTCGGGCCAGTCGTGATCGCGCACCGCACCGCGTCCGTCGGTGGTGCGGTCGACGGTGGGATCATGATGGACCACGATCACCCCGTCACGCGTGGCGCGCACGTCCATCTCGAGGACGTCGGCCTCCCACCGCTCCACCGCCGCCGTGAACGCGGCCATGGTGTTCTCGGGTGCGAGCCGGGCGCCCCCGCGGTGGGCCATCAACAGCGGGGACCCGGCGAAGTAGGGGTGGTGGGGCCGTGGTGCCATGCGGGCGCGGGTCCCCCCGCTCCTGCGATCCTCAGAGATCGCCGGGGTCGACCTCGTGGAGGTACTGGAGAACGACATCCAGGAGCTGGCTGGTCATGGCCCGCTCCGCCCGGGTGCGCTCCGGATCGTCCAACCCGCCGCGGGCCAGGCCGGCGTCGAGCTCGATCACGCGGCCGGCCAGGAACTCGACCAGATCCTGCACGACGTCGGGACGCGGCTGCGCCTCCACCCCGGCGGACGGCAACGCCTTCTTGAGCAGCAACCCCCGGACGAAGGCCAGGAAGCCCGGGAAGGTGAGCTGCGGCAGCGGCCCGCCCTCGAGCTCCTCCTCCTCGGTGAGGTTCTCCCACTCCAGCTCGTTCCAGTACAGGTCGAGCCCTTCCTCGCGCAGGTAGCTGCGCTCGGCGGGCGCACCGGCGCCGTCCACCGGCGCCTCGGGCAACTTCTTGCCGATCGCGGCTTCGAGGCGGGCACGGCGCTCGTCGACGAGACGTCGGACGTCCTGGGAGATGTCGGTGGAAGCCAAGGGTCGTGGCGGTCGGAGTGGCGGTGATGTCGTGGGGCGAATGTGCGCCCGGCCGGCGGACCGGGCAAGGTGGCTGGAGGAGGCGCTCGGTCGGCCACGGCCCCGCGCACCGGGGGCCTCGTGCCCGCCGACCGCGGCGGATGCCGCGGCGTCCACCACCTGCTACCATGGCCACTCCCGTCCACGTCCCGCCGGAGATCCGCCGCCCGTGATCCGCCCCCTGCTGCTGGTGGCCACCGCGCTCAGCGTCCTGTCCCCCTCCCTGGCCGCGCAACGCGTGCTGCTCAGCC
This genomic window contains:
- the hpt gene encoding hypoxanthine phosphoribosyltransferase, producing MPIDAEQIVGASGQRLARIAFSAETIAARVADMGREITAHYPADEPLLVLGLLKGSFIFLADLVREIDRPLHVDFLVAASYGSGKVSSGTLELLYDPRAGFEGRHVLVVEDIIDSGNTLRRLLPALAARRPRSLELCSLLHKRLVDLPTEPRWVGFDAPSDFLVGYGLDYSEDFRHLPFIGSLEE
- the tilS gene encoding tRNA lysidine(34) synthetase TilS, whose translation is MSARRRRGPGSLGARFIDHWRTLAVEAQAPLIVAVSGGVDSLTLLHLLRFDVAPPGGLHVAHFDHAWREGSEGEARWVAGVARAWGLECSSARAVRAPADEEEARGMRYAFLEEVRARLGARWVLTAHHADDQAETVLFRALRGAGPGGLAGIPARREPWVRPLLPFWREEIEQAARVRGLTWLEDPSNRALARPRSVLRHRILPDLERTVAPGARRALVRLARLAGEGESALREWTLRADREARLAEGPTHVEWSLEALRAQDPHLAGRVLREGAAALGVRLDERSTRRALAALGRERVRFHLPGALDLIVWRGRLRLERMDATPDADRPLTIAGAGEGEGEAVLGGVRWRVGWSDRAAVDAPARVDLVVRDLPVLVRARRPGDRLRLPGGSRPLKKLLQEAGIARSERGRLPLVADARGRVLWALGLGAAVRAEAPDAGRLHLGFESADRR
- a CDS encoding glycerophosphodiester phosphodiesterase, which codes for MAPRPHHPYFAGSPLLMAHRGGARLAPENTMAAFTAAVERWEADVLEMDVRATRDGVIVVHHDPTVDRTTDGRGAVRDHDWPELARLDAGHTFLDLQGEPSFRGRGVRIPRFEEVLEAFPRTRINVESKSADAAAGLVRVIRAHKAEERVLVAAQYERTRVEARGYAGPWGASEAQIRLLWVLRHLPFRVYTPRADAMQIPDSWKGRTIATRGFIADAHARGLPVHVWVVDRPERMVELLEWDVDGIQTDRPDLLARVLVERVGRRPPPGLGPAEAG